In Herbinix luporum, a single window of DNA contains:
- a CDS encoding UvrB/UvrC motif-containing protein — translation MLCDRCLKRNAKVLYTEIINGVKTEQHLCEECAADYTSFQMEKPLLNSDITLNSLLSTLLGGYHTSATKKPGESKPSLVCEGCKSTYEEFLQRGRFGCAQCYRSFHGELGETLRRIQGAEVHTGKRPKGFVSSTDKILQDLTEVERLSIELQEAIEKEEFEEAARLRDLIRQLKKEEANNA, via the coding sequence ATGTTGTGTGACAGATGTTTAAAAAGAAATGCAAAAGTATTATATACTGAAATAATTAATGGCGTAAAGACGGAACAACATCTTTGCGAAGAATGTGCAGCTGATTATACATCCTTTCAAATGGAAAAACCTTTATTAAATTCTGATATTACCCTAAATAGTTTACTATCAACCTTATTAGGGGGATATCATACAAGTGCAACAAAGAAGCCTGGAGAAAGCAAACCCAGCCTTGTTTGTGAAGGTTGTAAGTCCACTTATGAAGAGTTTTTGCAAAGAGGGCGTTTCGGATGTGCCCAGTGTTATCGCAGCTTCCATGGGGAATTGGGAGAAACATTAAGAAGAATACAGGGGGCTGAAGTTCATACCGGAAAACGGCCCAAAGGCTTTGTCTCATCAACAGATAAGATATTACAGGACTTAACTGAGGTAGAGAGACTATCCATAGAACTTCAGGAGGCCATAGAAAAAGAAGAATTTGAGGAAGCAGCTAGGCTTAGGGATTTAATTAGGCAGCTAAAAAAGGAGGAGGCCAATAATGCTTAA
- a CDS encoding DUF2752 domain-containing protein codes for MNSISHKKDKFNKGWQYRLKIAIIIGILYGFLNLFGVGCPIKFLTGISCPGCGMTRAVMAALNLQFSKAFYYHPLFGLVPFMFALYLFEDKIKPIYTKYTWILIISLFLTIYVIRLFIIANNIVFINISSGFVLKFIRFIF; via the coding sequence ATGAACAGTATTTCCCATAAAAAAGATAAATTCAATAAGGGATGGCAATACCGCTTAAAGATTGCTATTATAATCGGAATCTTATATGGCTTTTTAAATCTTTTTGGTGTAGGTTGTCCAATTAAATTTTTAACCGGCATATCCTGCCCGGGCTGTGGAATGACCAGAGCCGTTATGGCTGCTTTAAATTTGCAATTTTCCAAGGCATTTTATTATCATCCCCTTTTTGGTCTTGTTCCATTTATGTTTGCCCTATATCTTTTTGAAGATAAAATAAAACCCATATATACAAAATATACATGGATTCTAATAATATCTCTTTTTTTAACAATATATGTCATTAGATTGTTTATTATTGCAAATAATATAGTATTTATTAACATTTCTAGTGGATTTGTGTTAAAATTTATAAGATTTATATTTTAG
- the fba gene encoding class II fructose-1,6-bisphosphate aldolase: protein MALVTTKEMFQKAYEGGYAIGAFNVNNMEIIQGITEAAKEENAPVILQVSAGARKYAKHNYLVKLVEAAVLETDLPIALHLDHGEDFEICKACIDGGFTSVMIDGSKHSFEDNIALTKKVVDYAHERGVVVEGELGQLAGIEDDVNVSEEDASFTKPEEVEEFVARTGVDSLAIAIGTSHGAFKFKPGQKPELRFDILEEIQRRLPNFPIVLHGASSVSQEYVNIIAQNGGKLDDAIGIPEDMLRKAASMAVCKINIDSDLRLAFTAGVREHLMNNPAHFDPRQYLTQGREYIKALVKHKIVNVLGCSGAASK from the coding sequence ATGGCTTTAGTAACAACCAAAGAAATGTTTCAAAAGGCTTATGAAGGCGGCTATGCTATCGGCGCATTCAATGTAAATAACATGGAAATTATTCAAGGTATTACAGAGGCTGCCAAGGAAGAAAATGCACCTGTTATTCTACAGGTTTCTGCAGGAGCTAGAAAATATGCAAAACATAATTATCTAGTTAAATTAGTTGAAGCTGCTGTTTTAGAAACAGATTTACCTATTGCACTTCATCTTGATCATGGTGAGGATTTTGAAATCTGTAAAGCATGTATTGACGGCGGATTTACTTCAGTAATGATAGACGGTTCTAAGCATAGCTTTGAGGATAATATTGCCTTAACTAAAAAAGTTGTAGATTATGCCCATGAACGTGGTGTTGTGGTAGAAGGGGAACTAGGACAACTGGCAGGTATTGAGGATGATGTTAATGTAAGCGAAGAAGATGCTTCATTTACTAAGCCTGAAGAGGTTGAAGAGTTTGTTGCCCGTACCGGTGTTGACTCACTGGCGATTGCTATTGGAACAAGCCATGGTGCTTTCAAATTTAAACCAGGCCAAAAACCAGAGCTTCGTTTTGATATTTTAGAGGAAATCCAAAGAAGACTTCCTAATTTCCCTATTGTTTTACACGGTGCTTCATCTGTATCACAGGAGTATGTTAATATTATAGCTCAAAATGGCGGTAAACTTGATGACGCTATCGGTATTCCTGAAGATATGTTAAGAAAGGCTGCAAGTATGGCAGTATGTAAGATTAACATTGACTCAGACTTAAGACTTGCTTTCACAGCAGGTGTAAGAGAACATCTTATGAATAATCCTGCTCATTTTGATCCTAGACAGTATCTGACTCAGGGAAGAGAATATATTAAAGCATTAGTTAAACATAAGATTGTAAATGTACTGGGCTGCTCCGGTGCCGCAAGTAAATAG
- a CDS encoding Panacea domain-containing protein → MEKKTVFEVANFFLSKESMSPKKLQKLVYYAYAWTLAILNEDEINIDYTLFDEPLQAWVHGPVCPDLYYRYKCYGWGEIPQCTFIHKHLFSVEELDIMEQVWEVYGKFTGNELESITHQEEPWINAREGFQPYEPCQVNLDNKIIFRYYNKQSAD, encoded by the coding sequence ATGGAGAAGAAAACTGTTTTTGAAGTTGCGAATTTCTTTTTAAGCAAGGAATCCATGTCACCAAAAAAGCTCCAAAAATTAGTTTACTATGCATATGCTTGGACCTTAGCAATACTAAATGAAGACGAAATTAATATAGATTATACTTTGTTTGATGAGCCTTTACAAGCTTGGGTACATGGACCGGTTTGCCCTGATTTATATTATAGATATAAATGTTATGGCTGGGGGGAAATTCCTCAGTGTACTTTTATACACAAGCATCTTTTTTCAGTAGAGGAACTTGATATAATGGAGCAAGTCTGGGAGGTTTATGGTAAATTTACAGGAAATGAATTAGAGTCTATTACTCATCAGGAGGAGCCTTGGATAAATGCTAGAGAAGGGTTTCAACCTTATGAGCCGTGTCAAGTAAATCTAGATAATAAAATTATATTTCGATATTATAATAAACAATCGGCGGATTAA
- a CDS encoding acyl-CoA thioesterase encodes MKAKRVSESVTEQVHIIMPSHISGTDRLFGGQLLAWIDEVSAVTARRHSGRNVTTAAIDNLQFKAGVYINNILVLIGRVTYVGKTSMEVRVDTYVEDHLSGIRKVVNRAYLVMVALDNEEKPTEVPGLILETEAERAEWEAGLRRRELRSKRRKEGY; translated from the coding sequence ATGAAAGCAAAAAGAGTATCAGAATCCGTTACTGAACAAGTTCATATAATTATGCCTTCACATATAAGCGGTACAGATCGTCTTTTTGGTGGACAACTCTTAGCTTGGATTGATGAGGTATCTGCAGTAACAGCCAGACGTCATAGCGGACGTAATGTTACCACAGCGGCTATTGATAATCTGCAATTTAAAGCAGGTGTATATATAAATAATATACTTGTATTAATCGGACGAGTAACCTATGTAGGCAAAACCTCAATGGAAGTTCGGGTTGATACCTACGTAGAAGATCATCTTTCCGGAATAAGAAAAGTAGTAAACCGAGCTTATCTTGTAATGGTTGCCCTTGATAATGAGGAGAAACCCACTGAAGTTCCCGGTCTTATTCTTGAGACAGAAGCTGAACGGGCTGAATGGGAAGCAGGTTTAAGAAGAAGAGAATTAAGAAGCAAAAGGCGTAAAGAAGGATATTAA
- a CDS encoding Glu/Leu/Phe/Val family dehydrogenase, producing MGHNSYNPYESAQKQFNHVADQIGLDEATRELLKQPSREYHFTIPVKMDDGTTKVFNGYRIQHNDARGPAKGGIRFHPNETVDTIRALSMWMTWKCAVVDIPLGGGKGGIICDPRTLSKGEQERLCRGYVRQLYKNLGPNLDVPAPDVMSNAQHMLWMLDEYETLMGGHYPGTITGKPVGMGGSLGRTEATGYGVIYTLREALKALKIDIASTTASLQGFGNVAEYAAKLYTAMGGKIIAISCWDNNDKKAYTYRNPEGINIEQMAQIKDSFGTIDKQKAIDFGCELLEGEAWISQDVDILLPCALENQITPETFAKISKEVKVICEGANGPTTPDCDELIKERGIYLIPDFLCNAGGVTCSYFEQVQCNMNYFWPKEEVLDKLDQKMTAAFHAVHNLAQEKGLYMRDAAYVIAINRVAEAVKLRGWI from the coding sequence ATGGGACATAATTCTTATAACCCCTATGAATCAGCACAAAAACAGTTTAATCATGTGGCTGATCAAATCGGACTTGATGAGGCAACCCGTGAACTTTTAAAACAACCAAGTAGAGAATATCATTTTACAATTCCGGTAAAAATGGACGACGGAACTACAAAGGTATTTAACGGATATCGCATCCAACATAATGATGCCAGAGGCCCCGCAAAAGGAGGCATTCGTTTTCATCCCAATGAAACTGTAGATACCATCAGGGCTCTTTCCATGTGGATGACTTGGAAATGTGCCGTGGTAGATATACCCTTAGGGGGAGGTAAGGGTGGTATTATATGTGACCCTCGAACCTTATCTAAAGGTGAACAAGAAAGACTCTGTCGTGGATATGTAAGACAGTTATACAAGAATTTGGGACCAAACTTGGATGTACCTGCACCGGATGTAATGTCTAATGCCCAGCATATGCTGTGGATGCTAGACGAATATGAGACTCTTATGGGAGGTCATTATCCCGGAACCATCACAGGTAAACCGGTTGGAATGGGCGGATCCCTGGGAAGAACCGAAGCTACCGGTTACGGCGTAATATACACCTTAAGAGAGGCACTTAAAGCATTAAAAATAGATATTGCCTCTACCACAGCAAGCTTACAAGGCTTTGGAAATGTAGCAGAATATGCGGCAAAACTTTATACAGCTATGGGCGGAAAGATTATTGCTATCTCCTGCTGGGACAATAATGACAAAAAAGCATATACTTACCGTAATCCGGAGGGAATTAATATTGAGCAAATGGCTCAGATTAAAGACTCCTTTGGAACTATCGATAAGCAAAAGGCAATTGATTTCGGATGCGAACTGCTTGAAGGAGAAGCGTGGATTAGCCAAGATGTAGACATCCTACTGCCCTGCGCCTTAGAAAATCAAATAACTCCGGAAACCTTTGCAAAGATTAGCAAAGAGGTAAAGGTTATATGCGAAGGTGCTAATGGACCTACCACACCGGATTGTGATGAGCTAATTAAAGAAAGAGGAATATATTTAATTCCTGATTTCTTATGTAATGCCGGCGGAGTTACATGTAGTTATTTTGAGCAAGTGCAGTGTAATATGAACTACTTCTGGCCAAAGGAAGAAGTACTGGATAAATTAGATCAGAAAATGACCGCTGCTTTCCATGCCGTTCATAATTTGGCACAGGAAAAAGGCCTTTATATGCGTGATGCCGCTTATGTTATAGCCATTAACCGTGTGGCTGAAGCTGTAAAACTCAGAGGCTGGATTTAA
- a CDS encoding DNA-3-methyladenine glycosylase family protein, which yields MKIKNKNFDIKQIAESGQCFRMNPIGPNRYSLVAFDRYIELEQLEDDLIEITCSENDYNKIWKDYFDLDYDYGYIVDNLIKGPDEFLNKAAEYGRGIRILRQDPFEMLISFIISQNKNIPSIKTCIERISQVYGKRCIDGTTGSIYYTFPSAKVLAEAKKEDLRALKLGYRDEYIIGAAKAVISGELNLEDLKVCSHEEAVKSLKTVKGIGDKVANCISLFGLHHIEAFPVDVWMKRVLSEIYDNKFDPNSYQGYAGIVQQYMFYYIRHVYGVSN from the coding sequence ATGAAGATAAAAAATAAAAATTTTGATATAAAGCAGATTGCAGAATCTGGCCAATGCTTTCGCATGAATCCTATAGGGCCAAATAGATATAGCCTAGTAGCATTTGACCGTTACATAGAGCTTGAACAGTTAGAAGATGATTTGATTGAAATAACTTGCAGTGAAAATGATTACAATAAGATATGGAAGGATTATTTTGATCTTGATTATGATTACGGTTATATAGTGGATAATTTAATAAAAGGTCCCGATGAATTTTTAAATAAGGCAGCAGAGTATGGAAGGGGCATACGAATCTTAAGACAGGATCCTTTTGAGATGCTTATTAGCTTTATTATTTCTCAAAATAAAAATATTCCATCTATTAAAACTTGTATAGAAAGAATAAGCCAGGTCTATGGGAAACGTTGTATAGATGGTACTACAGGTTCAATATATTATACATTTCCTTCGGCTAAGGTACTGGCTGAGGCAAAAAAAGAAGATCTTAGGGCCTTAAAATTAGGATACAGGGATGAATATATTATAGGAGCTGCTAAGGCTGTCATATCCGGTGAGCTTAATTTGGAAGATCTTAAAGTTTGCAGTCACGAAGAGGCGGTTAAGTCTCTAAAAACTGTTAAAGGTATAGGTGATAAGGTGGCAAATTGCATTTCACTTTTTGGCCTGCATCATATAGAAGCCTTTCCTGTGGATGTATGGATGAAAAGGGTACTTTCAGAGATTTATGATAATAAATTTGATCCCAATAGCTACCAAGGTTATGCCGGAATTGTCCAGCAGTATATGTTTTATTATATAAGGCATGTTTATGGAGTAAGCAATTAG
- a CDS encoding DUF4234 domain-containing protein, with translation MIQRRSLLKLILLSFVTLGIYQIVFWYKYADDVNRICEGDGEETKNYIIVILLSLVTCGIYNFIWYYGVGNRLSQNAPRYGTTFKENGTTVLLWMLLGSISCGIGYDLYF, from the coding sequence ATGATACAACGTAGAAGTTTATTAAAACTAATTCTACTATCTTTTGTTACATTGGGTATATACCAGATTGTATTCTGGTATAAGTATGCAGATGATGTGAACCGTATCTGTGAAGGAGACGGCGAAGAAACCAAGAACTATATTATAGTAATACTACTTAGTTTAGTAACTTGTGGTATTTATAATTTTATATGGTACTATGGGGTGGGTAATCGTCTGAGCCAAAATGCCCCCCGTTACGGAACTACTTTCAAAGAAAACGGAACAACCGTATTACTTTGGATGCTCTTAGGCAGCATATCATGCGGAATAGGATATGATTTATATTTTTAA
- a CDS encoding protein arginine kinase encodes MLKWYEEIVPDGDVVISSRVRLARNLEDFKFSPLLVEAEAVKLVDRVKSITTSLAEQDKRKYYSCNIQTLSDIDKAAMVERHIVSPLLAEKEQTTGLILSEDETVSIMINEEDHVRIQAIVAGMNLEGAYEIANRIDDIAYEQLKFAYDEKYGYMTSCPTNSGTGMRASCMVFLPALSAARMIQKLFEEVGRYGVTIRGIYGEGTKSLGSIYQISNQKTLGNSELEIIDNLKRIVDQVVKQERKRREYMLSLNSDEIEDQVYRAYGVLKYARNISSDDAMTLLSQLKFGLDCGLIKFDKEFNIHKMMMGVQPGSLQWTIGKNVGSIARDRARAEYIRKELPTII; translated from the coding sequence ATGCTTAAATGGTATGAAGAGATTGTACCGGATGGCGACGTGGTTATCTCCAGCCGTGTTAGGCTTGCCAGAAATTTAGAGGATTTTAAATTCTCCCCCTTGCTTGTGGAAGCAGAGGCTGTAAAATTAGTAGACAGGGTTAAGAGTATAACCACATCCCTAGCAGAACAGGATAAGAGAAAGTATTATTCCTGTAATATTCAAACATTAAGTGATATTGATAAAGCTGCCATGGTAGAAAGGCATATAGTAAGCCCTCTGCTGGCAGAGAAAGAACAGACTACTGGCTTAATACTATCAGAAGATGAGACAGTCAGTATTATGATAAATGAGGAGGACCATGTAAGGATTCAAGCTATTGTAGCCGGAATGAATCTAGAGGGGGCCTATGAGATAGCAAATCGAATAGATGATATTGCCTATGAGCAACTTAAATTTGCATATGATGAGAAATATGGATATATGACTTCTTGTCCCACTAATTCCGGAACAGGGATGAGAGCATCTTGTATGGTGTTTTTACCTGCACTTAGTGCTGCAAGAATGATACAGAAATTGTTTGAAGAGGTTGGCAGATATGGTGTAACTATCCGTGGCATTTACGGAGAAGGAACCAAAAGCTTAGGTAGTATATATCAGATATCCAACCAGAAGACCTTAGGTAATTCTGAGCTGGAGATTATCGATAACCTAAAGCGTATAGTTGATCAAGTTGTAAAACAGGAAAGAAAAAGAAGGGAATATATGCTATCCCTTAATTCAGATGAAATAGAAGACCAAGTATACCGTGCTTATGGTGTATTAAAATATGCTAGAAATATAAGTTCAGATGATGCAATGACTCTTTTATCCCAATTAAAATTTGGGCTAGATTGTGGATTAATAAAGTTTGACAAAGAATTTAATATCCATAAGATGATGATGGGTGTACAGCCTGGAAGCCTTCAGTGGACCATCGGTAAAAATGTAGGAAGCATAGCAAGGGATAGAGCTAGAGCTGAATATATTAGAAAAGAATTACCTACAATTATATAA
- a CDS encoding ATP-dependent Clp protease ATP-binding subunit gives MNDKFTQNAIQAINSARETALRLNHNYIGTEHILMGLMQVDGVASRVLRENGVTVEKVMELVNQLIAPSSGVEMMEGGDFTPRSKRILDQSQREAARFKAQQAGTEHILIALLREQDCIAVRLLNTLGVNLQKVYIDLLQAAGVDISTAKNDYSASKNKGKAKSSTPTLDQYSRDLTQYARDGKLDPVIGRETEIQRVVQILSRRTKNNPCLVGEPGVGKTAIAEGLALKIVEGNIPETIKDKRVVTLDLSGMVAGSKYRGEFEERIKKVINEVINDGNVLLFIDELHTIIGAGGAEGAIDASNILKPSLARGELQIIGATTREEYRKYIEKDSALERRFQPVVVEEPSEEEAIQIMFGLRDKYEAHHKVRITDDALTAAVKLSSRYINDRYLPDKAIDLMDEAASKVRLSAYTTSPTVKELEKEIIRLEEEKEKAIKEEAYEKAGDIKKQQQALQEELEKQKLVEEKQRAEYQLVVSEAEIADIVSSWTKIPVKKLEEEETQRLQNLENILHERVIGQDEAVTAVSKAIRRGRVGLKDPNRPIGSFLFLGPTGVGKTELSKALAEAMFGTENAIIRVDMSEYMEKHSVSKLIGSPPGYVGYDEGGQLSEKVRQNPYSVILFDEIEKAHPDVFNILLQVLDDGHITDAQGRRVSFKNTIIIMTSNAGAQNIISPKRLGFTSVVDKDEDYRRMKDAVMDEVKRIFRPEFINRIDEIIVFHSLTKDHIKEIVGIMVNNIAKRSKAQMNISLEASKEALEYLAETGYDEKFGARPLRRAIQTNVEDKLAEAILAGNVKEGDQVKIDYLDNEIVLNTI, from the coding sequence ATGAACGATAAATTTACACAAAATGCAATACAAGCGATTAATTCCGCTAGGGAAACTGCTTTACGTCTTAACCATAATTATATTGGTACAGAGCATATCCTAATGGGTTTAATGCAGGTTGATGGAGTTGCCTCCAGAGTACTAAGAGAAAATGGCGTAACTGTTGAGAAGGTTATGGAGCTGGTTAATCAGCTTATAGCACCTAGCAGCGGCGTTGAAATGATGGAGGGGGGAGATTTTACCCCAAGATCTAAGCGAATTTTAGATCAAAGTCAGAGGGAAGCAGCCAGATTTAAAGCCCAACAAGCAGGTACCGAGCATATCTTAATTGCCTTGCTTAGGGAGCAGGATTGTATAGCTGTAAGGCTTTTAAATACCCTTGGAGTTAATCTACAGAAGGTATATATTGATTTGTTGCAGGCAGCCGGTGTAGATATCAGTACTGCTAAGAATGATTACTCTGCCAGTAAAAATAAGGGTAAGGCTAAGTCCTCTACCCCAACTCTTGACCAATACAGCAGAGATTTAACCCAATATGCCAGAGATGGCAAATTAGATCCTGTAATTGGCAGAGAGACTGAAATTCAAAGAGTGGTTCAGATACTAAGCAGACGGACCAAGAATAACCCTTGCTTAGTGGGTGAACCGGGAGTGGGTAAGACAGCTATTGCTGAAGGCCTTGCCCTTAAAATAGTTGAAGGAAATATTCCGGAAACCATTAAGGATAAAAGGGTAGTTACCTTGGATTTATCCGGTATGGTAGCAGGCTCTAAATATCGTGGTGAATTTGAAGAAAGAATTAAGAAGGTAATAAATGAAGTTATAAACGACGGAAATGTACTTTTATTTATCGATGAGCTTCATACCATAATAGGGGCAGGTGGAGCAGAAGGGGCAATTGATGCTTCAAATATCCTAAAACCCTCATTGGCTAGAGGAGAGCTTCAGATTATAGGGGCTACCACTAGGGAGGAGTATCGCAAATACATTGAAAAAGATTCAGCCTTAGAAAGAAGATTTCAACCTGTGGTTGTTGAAGAGCCTTCTGAGGAAGAGGCAATCCAGATTATGTTTGGACTTCGGGATAAGTATGAGGCACACCACAAGGTAAGAATTACCGACGATGCCCTTACTGCAGCTGTCAAATTATCCAGCCGTTATATTAATGACCGTTATCTTCCGGATAAAGCAATAGACTTAATGGATGAGGCAGCTTCTAAGGTAAGATTAAGTGCTTATACTACATCTCCTACAGTTAAGGAATTAGAGAAAGAAATTATCCGGCTAGAGGAAGAAAAGGAAAAAGCAATCAAAGAGGAAGCCTATGAAAAAGCCGGTGATATTAAAAAGCAGCAGCAAGCCCTTCAGGAAGAGTTAGAGAAGCAAAAGCTTGTTGAAGAAAAGCAAAGAGCTGAATATCAACTGGTTGTAAGTGAAGCGGAGATAGCTGATATTGTATCTAGTTGGACTAAGATACCTGTTAAAAAGCTGGAAGAAGAAGAGACACAAAGACTGCAGAATCTGGAGAATATCCTTCATGAAAGAGTTATTGGCCAAGACGAAGCGGTGACAGCTGTTTCTAAAGCAATCAGAAGAGGTAGGGTGGGACTAAAAGATCCTAACAGACCTATCGGTTCCTTCCTTTTCCTAGGTCCTACCGGTGTAGGTAAGACAGAGCTATCTAAGGCACTGGCAGAAGCAATGTTTGGTACTGAAAATGCTATAATACGGGTTGATATGTCAGAATATATGGAGAAACACAGTGTAAGTAAGCTGATAGGATCACCTCCCGGTTATGTTGGATATGATGAAGGTGGACAATTAAGTGAAAAGGTAAGACAAAATCCTTATTCTGTGATTTTATTTGACGAGATTGAAAAAGCCCATCCGGATGTGTTTAATATTCTTTTACAGGTATTAGATGACGGACATATTACAGATGCTCAGGGAAGAAGAGTCAGCTTTAAGAATACCATAATAATTATGACCTCCAATGCAGGGGCTCAAAATATTATCTCTCCAAAACGCCTCGGTTTTACTTCTGTTGTAGATAAAGATGAAGACTACAGACGGATGAAAGATGCAGTTATGGATGAGGTTAAGAGAATATTCAGACCGGAGTTTATTAACAGAATCGATGAAATTATTGTATTCCACTCTTTAACCAAAGACCATATTAAGGAAATTGTGGGAATTATGGTAAATAATATTGCAAAAAGAAGTAAAGCCCAGATGAATATATCCTTAGAAGCCAGTAAAGAAGCATTAGAGTATTTGGCGGAAACAGGATATGATGAAAAGTTCGGTGCAAGACCTCTTAGAAGGGCAATTCAGACTAATGTTGAAGATAAATTGGCCGAGGCTATATTGGCGGGAAATGTTAAAGAGGGAGACCAGGTTAAAATCGATTATTTAGATAATGAAATAGTTTTAAATACAATTTAA
- the radA gene encoding DNA repair protein RadA — MAKAKTVFFCKECGYESSKWLGQCPGCRQWDTFVEEPVIRKGVSATYSHKELKDPVLLSGVKAEAETRISSNIGELDRVLGGGIVPASLVLVGGDPGIGKSTLLLQMCRELVGQGKKVLYISGEESKGQIKMRADRLGAFSGELLLLCETNLDLIEAVVHKHKPDIIVIDSIQTMFKEDITSAPGSVGQVREATGALMRLAKGTGTTIFIIGHVTKEGMVAGPRVLEHMVDTVLYFEGDNYASYRVLRAVKNRFGSTNEIGVFEMQNSGLAEVKNPSEYMLNGRPEGEPGSVVSSAIEGTRPILVEVQALISRTNFNMPRRTAAGTDYNRVNLLMAVLEKRLGIQMGDCDAYVNVAGGMRITEPALDLAIITAIISSYRNIAINPNTIVFGEVGLTGEIRAVNMADYRVAEAAKMGFELCILPKANVGNIKVASKIKLVGVRNIQEVMDYIKENR; from the coding sequence ATGGCAAAAGCAAAAACTGTGTTTTTCTGTAAAGAGTGCGGATATGAATCCTCAAAATGGCTGGGACAATGTCCCGGCTGCAGACAGTGGGATACCTTTGTAGAAGAACCGGTAATAAGAAAGGGCGTATCTGCAACTTACAGCCATAAAGAACTTAAGGATCCGGTTTTGCTATCCGGTGTTAAGGCTGAAGCAGAGACCAGGATAAGCTCAAATATAGGAGAGCTAGACCGGGTACTTGGCGGAGGTATAGTTCCCGCAAGTTTGGTTTTAGTTGGCGGTGATCCGGGAATCGGTAAATCCACCTTACTTTTGCAGATGTGCCGGGAACTTGTAGGTCAAGGTAAAAAAGTTTTATATATATCCGGGGAAGAATCTAAGGGACAAATAAAAATGAGAGCAGACAGGCTCGGCGCTTTTAGCGGCGAGCTTCTGCTCCTTTGTGAAACCAATCTGGATCTTATTGAAGCAGTCGTACATAAGCATAAACCGGATATAATAGTTATCGACTCTATACAGACCATGTTTAAAGAGGATATAACTTCGGCACCGGGCAGTGTGGGGCAAGTAAGAGAAGCTACCGGAGCTTTAATGCGGCTGGCTAAAGGTACCGGTACCACCATATTTATTATCGGTCATGTGACCAAAGAGGGTATGGTGGCAGGACCTAGGGTATTAGAGCATATGGTTGATACTGTTCTTTACTTTGAAGGAGATAATTATGCCTCTTATCGTGTCCTTAGGGCTGTAAAAAATCGTTTCGGTTCCACCAATGAAATAGGAGTTTTTGAAATGCAAAATTCCGGTCTTGCAGAAGTAAAAAACCCATCGGAATATATGCTTAATGGCAGGCCTGAAGGAGAGCCGGGATCTGTAGTATCCTCAGCAATAGAAGGGACAAGACCTATCCTGGTAGAGGTTCAGGCACTGATAAGTAGAACCAATTTTAATATGCCAAGAAGGACCGCTGCCGGTACAGATTATAATAGAGTAAATCTTTTAATGGCAGTCTTGGAAAAACGCCTTGGTATACAGATGGGTGACTGTGATGCTTATGTTAATGTGGCAGGAGGAATGAGAATTACAGAACCGGCCCTAGACCTGGCAATTATAACAGCTATTATATCCAGCTATCGCAATATAGCCATTAATCCTAACACTATAGTCTTTGGTGAAGTAGGACTAACCGGCGAAATTCGTGCTGTAAATATGGCTGATTATAGGGTTGCAGAAGCTGCTAAAATGGGATTTGAGCTATGTATCCTTCCCAAAGCTAATGTAGGGAATATAAAAGTAGCAAGTAAAATAAAACTGGTAGGTGTAAGAAACATCCAAGAGGTAATGGATTATATAAAAGAGAATAGGTAG